The following are encoded in a window of Haloarcula halophila genomic DNA:
- a CDS encoding DUF378 domain-containing protein — translation MDDYLNIGTWIVNAIAALNWGLVELTDTNLLTDTAGLDPSAAGMLYVVIGVSGVLSLYQFADMELMEG, via the coding sequence ATGGACGATTACCTCAACATTGGAACGTGGATCGTTAACGCAATTGCGGCCCTCAACTGGGGGCTCGTAGAGCTTACAGACACCAACCTGCTCACCGATACGGCGGGGCTCGATCCGTCGGCGGCGGGAATGCTGTACGTCGTGATCGGTGTGTCCGGCGTCCTGTCGCTCTACCAGTTCGCAGACATGGAGCTAATGGAGGGCTAA
- a CDS encoding tyrosine-type recombinase/integrase, with product MNLEEYENQDGMKVWLSEGEVEQLIEQFEDTERRIAIQLAARCGLRSSEVLNVAPAHVADTDAGTMLRVWESAKTDKYRETPVPPNLATTIRTVGDIRDEPADEPAVDATTRTLRNWIGDATDELESVTNDPGWSYVGMHDLRRTWATSLRSADVDAMVVCDWGGWDDLDTFLDHYRGTHSPEAQRREREKVDWL from the coding sequence ATGAATCTAGAGGAATACGAGAACCAAGACGGTATGAAGGTGTGGCTGTCCGAGGGAGAGGTGGAGCAACTTATCGAGCAATTCGAGGATACCGAGCGACGGATAGCGATACAGCTAGCCGCTCGGTGTGGGCTCCGGTCGTCCGAGGTATTGAACGTCGCACCGGCCCACGTAGCCGACACAGACGCCGGTACGATGCTTCGGGTGTGGGAGTCGGCCAAGACCGACAAGTACCGAGAGACGCCTGTGCCGCCGAATCTGGCAACGACAATCAGAACCGTCGGAGACATTCGAGACGAGCCCGCCGACGAGCCCGCCGTCGACGCTACCACCCGGACCCTTCGGAACTGGATAGGAGACGCTACCGACGAACTCGAATCTGTGACAAATGACCCCGGATGGAGCTACGTCGGGATGCATGACCTACGCCGTACCTGGGCTACGTCGCTCCGATCGGCAGACGTGGACGCTATGGTCGTGTGCGACTGGGGCGGGTGGGACGATCTCGATACGTTCCTAGACCACTATCGAGGAACCCACAGCCCCGAGGCGCAACGTCGTGAACGCGAGAAAGTCGACTGGCTCTAA
- a CDS encoding UPF0175 family protein, which yields MSSAGKDPNGQSPISHVNSQWSEIIGLIEGFSSAFGFPSIIDLYKNVQDLPVDERFTDARSVYEQLFGLEDIDDAGVEDLPAGLTDTLPSETSEKEELAKSVFLFLGSQLREMKESIILKALSDREHERQYLIFLAYLDDLLEQVDEIFQGLSGEEISNKTGLLSEFLALSSHFMLISAGEEQELGEEFVRDIYRARYYRSLRRGTDPENDPEELEFDDMTRRLEMKAAVLIYEEQDISISRGAELAHLPLEEFESLLEEHGVSPNYGPENREELNDGPTLTK from the coding sequence ATGTCCTCGGCTGGGAAGGACCCTAACGGTCAGAGCCCGATTTCCCATGTCAATAGCCAATGGTCTGAGATCATTGGCCTTATCGAAGGTTTCTCCTCTGCTTTCGGCTTTCCCTCAATCATTGATCTCTATAAGAATGTCCAGGACCTGCCCGTGGACGAGCGCTTTACTGACGCTAGATCGGTTTACGAGCAGTTATTTGGGTTGGAGGATATTGACGACGCTGGGGTAGAAGATCTACCAGCGGGACTTACTGACACCCTTCCTTCAGAAACCTCTGAGAAAGAGGAGTTGGCAAAGTCTGTGTTCCTGTTCCTGGGGTCGCAGCTCCGTGAGATGAAAGAGAGTATCATTCTGAAGGCGTTGAGCGATCGGGAGCACGAACGCCAGTATCTGATTTTCCTAGCGTATCTCGATGACCTCCTTGAGCAGGTTGACGAAATTTTCCAGGGCCTCTCCGGAGAAGAGATTTCTAACAAAACGGGCCTGCTCTCGGAATTCCTGGCACTTAGCAGCCATTTCATGTTGATCAGCGCTGGCGAAGAGCAAGAGCTTGGCGAAGAATTTGTTCGGGACATTTACAGAGCCCGATATTACAGATCGCTCCGCCGAGGGACTGACCCGGAGAACGATCCAGAAGAACTAGAATTCGATGACATGACCAGGCGCTTAGAAATGAAGGCAGCGGTATTGATCTATGAAGAGCAGGATATCTCGATCAGTCGCGGTGCCGAACTTGCGCACCTCCCTCTTGAGGAGTTCGAGAGTTTGCTAGAAGAGCATGGAGTCAGCCCGAACTATGGCCCCGAGAACCGCGAAGAGTTGAATGACGGCCCAACCCTGACAAAGTAG
- a CDS encoding type II toxin-antitoxin system VapC family toxin: MDTLVPDANVLIAFYKVDWFDSIAFWRPEYDIEIPQAVWDDEFAATREVSRPEWIELVEVESAQGEDRSNLSVYDWKCLEHAEQHDGILITRDKPLKEMAENLDVDVMWSAKFLMTTFEGCGIKENDYRNNLDPYLEDAYLPPVVHQELHDAEK; this comes from the coding sequence ATGGATACGCTGGTTCCTGACGCAAACGTTCTGATAGCCTTCTATAAGGTAGACTGGTTCGATTCAATCGCCTTCTGGCGGCCAGAGTACGATATCGAAATTCCCCAAGCAGTGTGGGACGACGAGTTTGCAGCTACCAGAGAAGTGTCCCGGCCAGAGTGGATCGAATTAGTAGAAGTGGAGTCCGCTCAGGGGGAGGATCGAAGCAACCTCAGTGTATACGACTGGAAGTGTCTTGAACACGCTGAACAGCATGATGGAATTCTCATCACCAGAGACAAGCCGCTCAAGGAGATGGCAGAGAACCTTGATGTAGATGTTATGTGGTCGGCAAAGTTTCTAATGACGACATTTGAAGGGTGTGGAATCAAGGAGAACGACTATCGAAACAATTTAGATCCATACCTCGAAGACGCTTATCTTCCCCCTGTAGTCCATCAGGAATTACATGATGCAGAAAAGTGA
- a CDS encoding winged helix-turn-helix domain-containing protein codes for MSADVDFDNVSVVKSSSFRESAVRELAHGPATPSEIADGTPHDISHVSRALQEMRDAEIVELLVSEDRKKGRIYGLTDAGEAVITFLDERSREGDDE; via the coding sequence ATGAGCGCCGACGTTGATTTTGACAACGTGTCGGTTGTGAAGTCCAGCAGTTTCCGAGAATCCGCCGTCCGTGAACTCGCCCACGGGCCGGCGACTCCCTCGGAGATCGCAGACGGTACGCCTCACGACATTTCTCATGTCTCGCGGGCGCTTCAGGAGATGCGAGACGCCGAGATTGTGGAACTTCTCGTCTCCGAGGACCGCAAGAAGGGGCGTATCTACGGGCTCACCGACGCCGGCGAGGCCGTGATTACGTTTCTCGACGAACGCAGCCGGGAGGGCGACGATGAGTAG
- a CDS encoding DUF5805 domain-containing protein, with product MADERGDTERTSVRTYVPAYQKQRWQDHADELGMSQSEFVRTMVQAGRSGFEPSEDDTSASSATEPSEQSGSPDATPGVNGVKTRVQDVLADGEYYNWDDLVDELTNGLEDRLEDALQELQAEGTVTHSGRNGGYVIDT from the coding sequence ATGGCAGACGAACGTGGAGACACTGAACGGACCTCCGTTCGCACGTACGTCCCAGCATATCAGAAACAACGCTGGCAGGACCACGCCGACGAACTTGGCATGAGTCAGAGCGAGTTCGTTCGCACGATGGTCCAGGCAGGCCGGAGTGGCTTCGAACCGTCCGAAGACGACACGTCCGCGAGCAGTGCGACCGAACCGAGCGAGCAGTCCGGTTCTCCCGATGCTACCCCAGGGGTCAACGGGGTGAAGACCCGTGTCCAGGATGTTTTAGCCGACGGGGAGTATTACAACTGGGATGACCTCGTCGATGAGTTGACAAATGGCCTTGAAGACCGACTCGAAGACGCGCTTCAGGAACTGCAAGCCGAGGGCACCGTGACCCACAGTGGCCGCAACGGCGGGTACGTGATCGACACATGA
- a CDS encoding tyrosine-type recombinase/integrase — MSSERSHSADPQATDDPIAYFLDDITFHGKSERTRAFYERVLRDFETSLEGGSISDAAHRDCLAYVHGLRRDLGESTVATYASYLHRFFDYMAQVGVFDSNPMALVMEEMDESINTDPTRREIDIQSMRSFVADIGHPLDRAVVVTLLKTGIRAGELCNLDLQDLHLDRSGPRPAVPVRAAIDGRPNSLYVDSEPTRGAVVNGEERSASNKRKRDTTIPVDGELATVLRHWLAIRPDTQSDADPLFVSTVDSWGERLTPDMVHHIVETHARERGWYESGGGAEVNVTPHYFRHFFTTHLRDRTGDRGIVKYLRGDVAQDVIDTYTHEWGSRVRDVYSTHIYSVT; from the coding sequence ATGAGTTCCGAACGGAGCCACTCGGCCGATCCACAGGCCACCGACGATCCGATCGCGTACTTCCTCGACGATATCACGTTCCATGGGAAAAGCGAACGAACTCGTGCGTTCTACGAACGGGTGTTGCGGGACTTCGAGACGTCTCTCGAAGGGGGTTCGATCAGCGATGCAGCACACAGGGACTGTCTGGCGTACGTCCATGGACTTCGGCGGGACCTCGGAGAAAGCACTGTTGCGACCTACGCGTCCTATCTGCACCGGTTTTTCGACTATATGGCACAGGTGGGTGTGTTCGATTCGAATCCGATGGCTCTCGTCATGGAAGAGATGGACGAATCTATCAACACCGATCCGACACGCCGGGAGATAGATATTCAGTCCATGCGTTCGTTCGTCGCCGATATTGGACACCCACTCGACCGCGCTGTCGTCGTGACGTTGCTCAAGACCGGGATACGGGCCGGTGAACTCTGTAATCTGGACCTCCAGGACCTCCATCTCGATCGATCGGGGCCACGGCCGGCCGTTCCGGTCCGGGCTGCTATCGACGGACGCCCGAACTCGCTGTATGTCGACTCGGAACCGACCCGCGGGGCAGTGGTCAACGGGGAAGAACGGTCCGCATCGAACAAGCGAAAACGCGATACGACGATACCGGTTGACGGTGAACTTGCGACCGTGTTACGCCACTGGTTGGCGATTCGTCCCGATACGCAGTCCGACGCTGATCCGCTGTTCGTCTCGACGGTCGACAGCTGGGGTGAGCGTCTCACGCCGGATATGGTCCATCACATCGTCGAGACCCACGCACGGGAACGTGGCTGGTACGAGTCTGGGGGTGGAGCCGAAGTGAACGTTACACCACACTACTTCCGACACTTCTTCACGACACACCTCCGTGATCGGACCGGCGACAGAGGGATCGTGAAGTATCTCCGTGGAGATGTCGCACAGGATGTCATCGATACGTACACACACGAGTGGGGATCACGTGTTCGCGACGTATATTCGACCCATATATATTCAGTAACCTGA
- a CDS encoding NAD(P)/FAD-dependent oxidoreductase — protein sequence MTNESRTAVTEEYDVVIVGGGVGGVTVGVFTSRYGLSTLILDRGRSSLGRIAHLENFPGFPAGIDIPTFHKLSHAQAERAGCEITREKAVSAAQTADGFRIETETGDEYATKSLVAAAKYGREWLETLDEGEFLGADGEVDINWEGHKRYGRTSVDGLYFAGRLGTAEDQVVVAAGQAGETALGLIHDVRRDEGLPEDLAAHYTDWVFVEGSIINGDWEEHVRNEFPERVEDADLSEARFEELRSQYVERKVEQAIAPGEQRERRRRGHRRLVEHLDDDAVLDRAAEIEAEMDEY from the coding sequence ATGACAAACGAGTCCCGAACAGCAGTCACGGAGGAATACGACGTTGTCATTGTTGGCGGTGGGGTCGGAGGGGTTACAGTTGGTGTTTTTACGAGTCGATACGGGCTCTCCACGCTAATTCTGGATCGCGGTCGGTCATCGCTGGGCCGGATCGCACATCTGGAGAACTTCCCCGGCTTCCCTGCTGGAATCGATATACCAACATTCCATAAACTTTCGCACGCACAGGCCGAGCGTGCCGGTTGTGAGATAACGCGTGAGAAGGCCGTGTCAGCAGCCCAGACAGCAGACGGCTTTCGTATTGAAACTGAAACGGGAGATGAGTATGCGACTAAATCGCTCGTCGCGGCGGCGAAGTACGGACGAGAGTGGCTCGAAACACTCGACGAGGGAGAATTTCTGGGAGCCGATGGGGAGGTGGATATCAATTGGGAAGGGCACAAACGCTACGGTCGAACATCAGTAGATGGACTCTATTTCGCTGGCCGACTCGGGACGGCTGAGGACCAAGTCGTGGTCGCCGCCGGACAAGCGGGCGAGACTGCGCTCGGGCTGATCCATGACGTGCGACGCGACGAGGGTTTGCCCGAAGACCTCGCAGCTCACTACACTGACTGGGTGTTCGTTGAAGGGTCTATCATCAACGGTGATTGGGAGGAGCACGTCCGGAACGAGTTCCCAGAACGGGTCGAAGACGCCGACCTCTCCGAAGCACGTTTCGAAGAGCTACGGTCACAGTACGTCGAGCGGAAGGTGGAGCAAGCGATCGCTCCGGGAGAACAGCGCGAGCGGCGTCGGCGAGGCCATCGGCGTCTCGTAGAACACCTTGACGACGATGCGGTGCTCGACCGCGCCGCGGAAATCGAGGCCGAGATGGACGAATATTGA
- a CDS encoding ABC transporter substrate-binding protein, which yields MADNNGSQKVPTRRDVLKYGGAVGGSGLLAGCAGVFGADTESTPTETSTEESTDTSEETSTPESTSYSVTMEPMGEVQFESVPETWAPYSGDYADMAVALGQADGITGIGGADRYYTYLYDELNGVSIDREVIESNPEVRTKEQFYELDSDVHLYDPQMLVNWFDWDQSDVEEISENVGPFFANLIFRREDGWHDYRYYTLYEAFEKVAEMFQEQERYRAFAELHEEFISDIQKQLPPAGERPRVMLLYKQTQEADTFSPYRLNDMGTSKKQWHDLGVSDAITGTGIEGISTTDRGELDYETLLEIDPEALLIRGYGRMSVSEFRDTVLQKFRDHPIGSELTAVQNGRVYRGGFLYQGPIHNLFLTERAAKQMYPDVFGDVTSDNELFDRQRVADIVNGEF from the coding sequence ATGGCCGACAATAACGGCTCACAGAAGGTACCGACGCGGCGAGATGTCCTCAAGTACGGCGGCGCTGTTGGAGGTAGCGGATTGCTCGCGGGTTGTGCCGGTGTATTTGGAGCTGATACCGAATCCACCCCGACAGAAACATCAACCGAAGAATCTACTGACACTTCTGAAGAGACCTCTACTCCAGAGTCAACTAGCTATTCAGTGACGATGGAGCCGATGGGCGAGGTACAGTTCGAGTCAGTTCCTGAAACGTGGGCGCCGTATAGCGGCGATTACGCTGATATGGCCGTCGCGCTCGGACAGGCTGACGGAATCACAGGGATCGGCGGCGCAGACCGCTACTACACTTACCTCTACGACGAGCTCAACGGCGTGAGCATCGACCGGGAGGTCATCGAGTCCAACCCCGAGGTCCGGACCAAGGAGCAGTTCTACGAACTGGACAGCGACGTGCACCTCTACGACCCACAGATGCTGGTCAACTGGTTCGACTGGGACCAGTCCGACGTAGAGGAGATCAGCGAGAACGTGGGTCCGTTCTTTGCAAATCTGATCTTCCGGCGGGAAGACGGCTGGCACGACTACCGTTACTACACGCTGTACGAGGCCTTCGAGAAGGTTGCGGAGATGTTCCAGGAGCAGGAGCGCTACCGCGCTTTCGCGGAGCTCCACGAAGAGTTCATCAGCGACATCCAGAAGCAGCTCCCGCCGGCCGGCGAACGGCCGCGCGTAATGCTACTATACAAGCAGACTCAAGAAGCCGATACGTTCTCACCTTACCGGCTCAATGATATGGGAACGAGCAAGAAGCAATGGCACGATCTCGGGGTCTCCGACGCGATTACGGGGACCGGCATCGAGGGGATCAGCACCACGGATCGGGGCGAACTCGACTACGAGACGCTGCTCGAAATCGACCCCGAAGCGCTCCTCATCCGTGGCTACGGGCGGATGTCCGTCTCCGAGTTCCGGGATACCGTACTCCAGAAGTTCCGTGACCACCCCATCGGGAGCGAGCTGACGGCGGTCCAGAACGGCCGCGTCTACCGCGGCGGGTTCCTCTATCAGGGCCCGATCCACAATCTCTTCCTGACCGAGCGGGCAGCCAAACAGATGTACCCCGACGTGTTCGGCGACGTGACTAGCGACAACGAGCTGTTCGACCGGCAGCGGGTCGCGGACATCGTCAACGGGGAGTTCTAA